The nucleotide window cttgttcccttctcaggagaaggagctctcagtgccttctgttcaggcccatattcgtcgttgccaccggacctggcatcgggccagaaaggcactccttagagtttcggaccggtatcagctccaggcgaatcgtcgccggatccccgctcccacctataccatcggagatagggtctggttggccacacgggatcttccttacggactgagtctaggaagttgttaccgaagttcattggtccgtttgtggtggagaaggtgatcaatccggtggcagttcgactcaaactcccgaggacgctcagagtccatcccacctttcatgtctcctgcctcaagcctgttttcctcagtcctctgttgcctcctccacctcctcctcctcctcctcggatgatcggaggtggtcctgcctacacggtgcgacgcatcatggattccagacggcggggccggggtttccagtatctcgtggactgggaggggtatggtcctgaagagaggagttggattccgcggcgacagatcctagatgctgacctcatccgtgacttctaccgcctccatcctggcgctccggggagtccgcccggtggcgttcgtcggaggggggtactgtaacgatcccggcagtctgagtcgggtcctgtctgtggactagtttttctgctcgtgatctccagtttcccgagggttctggagcgctcggggagctctcttgatttccgcacctgcatcccatcagcaatctgcacacctggtcctgatcatcacccttcttaggctctggcctaacatccattccctgccggatcgttagccatgaacatcactcgtccggaaccttcatccaacctctgcctggtggtcggcggctgccgagccatgattggatcaaccactgcacccccaacaactaatcaacgccgcccgctctgttccctggattattcagcatcactcttgaatttgtaaataaacactcaccttcgtttcaacttaccttgtcctggtctgcttctgggctctggctttgtaactcgtgacatccATACATTGTTTTAACAAGCTACTCCATCTTAACACAATACCCACTGATCCATACACTGTTTTAACAAGCTACTCCATCTTAACACAATACCCACTGATCCATACACTGTTTTAACAAGCTACTCCATCTTAACACAATACCCACTGATCCATACACTGTTTTAACAAGCTACTCCATCTTAACACAATACCCACTGATCCATACACTGTTTTAACAAGCTACTCCATCTTAACACAATACCCACTGATCCATACACTGTTTTCACAAGCTACTCCATCTTAACACAATACCCACTGATCGCCACACTGTTTTAACAAGCTACTCCATCTTAACACAATACCCACTGATCCATACACTGTTTTAACAAGCTACTCCATCTTAACACAATACCCACTGATCCATACACTGTTTTAACAAGCTGCTTCATCACTGTTAGCTATAGCTGCCTTTAGGCTTCAGGCTGCCAAATGACaccccatagggccctggtcaaaagtaatgctattcattgactacagctcagcattcaacaccatagtgccctctaagctcatcactaagctaaggatcctgggactaaacacctccctctgcaactggatcctggacttcctgacgggccgcccccaggtggtaagggtaggtaacaacacatctgccacactgatcctcaacacgggggcccctcaggggtgcgtgctcagtcccttcctgtactctctgtttacccatgactgcatggccaggcacgactccaacaccatcattaagtttgccgacgacacaacagtggtaggcctgatcaccgacaacgatgagacagcctctagggaggaggtcagagacctggccgtgtggtgccaggacaacaacctctccctcaacgtgaccaagacaaaggagatgattgtggactacaggaaaaaaaaagaggactgagcacgcccccattctcatcgatggggctgtagtggaacaggttgagagcttcaagttccttggtgtccacatcaccaacgaacgatcatggtccaaacacaccaagacagtcgtgaagagggcacgacaaagcctattccccctcaggagactgaaaagatttggcatgggtcctcagatcctcaaaaaattctacagctgcaccatcgagagcatcctgactggttgcatcaccgcctggtatggcaactgcttggcctccgaccgcaaggcactacagagggtagtgcgttcggcccagtacatcactggggccaagcttcctgccatccaggacctctataccaggcggtgtcagaggaaggccctcaaaattgtcaaagactccagccaccctagtcatagactgttctctctgctaccgcacggcaagcggtaccggagtgccaagtctaggtccaaaagacttctcaacagcttctacccccaagccataagactcctgaacagctaatcatggctacccggactatttgcactgcccccccaccccatccttttacgctgctgctactctgttaattatttatgcatagtcactttaactctacccacatgtacatattacctcaactacctcaactagccggtgcccccgaacattgactctgcaacggtacccccctgtatatatagcctccctactgtcactttattttacttctgctcttttttctctcaacactttttttgttgttgttttatttttacttttttgtaaaaaataaatgcactgttggttaagggctgtaagtaagcatttcactgtaatgtctgcacctgttgtattcggcgcatgtgaccaataaaatttgatttgatttgatttgataagaggtatagggcaccatttggggaCTCTTTGTATTGTATCCTTATTGGGAAATCATGGAAATGGAAATAGCTAGTGAGTGTGACCTCATTTTGTTAGTCGACCATGATCTTCTCTTAACAGCTTCTgtctagggtgccatttgaggcatatatatagtatatatatatatatagtcctgATAGAGCAGGGGctgtgtatctgtctctgtctgtctatggccCTCTGTTGTAACCCAATGATGTTTTGTTTAATTTCTGTTGGCATAGTCGGCAGGATTGATCCATTGATTTCGGAATAAACACCACTTTCCCCACTCTCGTCCTCCCATCATACTGATAGAGTATACGATGTAAATGGTGGCATAGTACCCACCCATCTTTGATGAGGTAGTATTTGAGAGCCTGATCTGCCTTGGCGCTGGGGGTAGCAAAGCAGCTCTCCACCAGAGCTGCCAAACCCTCCACCTATAGTAAGTCGGGTACAAGTACAAGTAAAATTAGTACAATTAGTAAAGTGAGTCAAATTAGTAAAGTTAGTAAAAAAGTACAAGTAAAGTACAACATAACAAATTTGCCACATAAAAGTTGCTTATCGGAAAGCTTATCAAAAGCCTCACCCAAATCGAAATCTTAAATAGTCAAATAAACGCATTAGTCAACAAAGTAATGATCCACAAGTTAACTAGACTAACAAAAAACAGAAGATATTTATTGATCCTTGATGTGGAGAAAACAGAGATGTGGTTATTTGGGCTGTCACACTGgatgcatcacaaatggcaccctattccctatatagcgcactatatagaatcttagaaaaaaaaggggttctaaagggttctacctggaaccaaaaaaggttccggaaagggttttcctatggggacagccggtgaacccttttaggttctagatagaaccTATTTTTCTTAGAGTGTAGGGCacggtagtgcactatatagggaatagggtgccattctctggtcaccGACACCtcgtggtcttctgtagctcagctggtagagcacggcgcttgtaacgccaaggtagtgggttcgatccccgggaccacccatacacacacaaaaaaaaaatgtatgcacgcatgactataagtcgctttggataaaagcgtctgctaaatggcatattatattattattattattataaaagtagtgcactatatagggaatagggtgccattctctggtctaaagtagtgcactatatagggaatagggtgccattctctggtctaaagtagtgcactatatagggaatagggtgccattctctggtctaaagtagtgcactatatagggaatagggtgccattctctggtctaaagtagtgcactatatagggaacagggtgccattctctggtctaaagtagtgcactatatagggaatagggtgccattctctggtctaaagcagtgcactatatagggaatagggtgccattctctggtctaaagtagtgcactatatagggaatagggtgccattctctggtctaaagtagtgcactatatagggaatagggtgccattctctggtctaaagtagtgcactatatggaatagggtgccattctctggtctaaagtagtgcactatatagggaatagggtgccattctctggtctaaagtagtgcactatatagggaatagggtgccattctctggtctaaagtagtgcactatatagggaatagggtgccatttgggattcagcaCCTTCTCCCTGGGTTCCACCCCGAAGAACAGTGAATCGTGTAGGCGTAGTTGGGGTGGAGTTCGGTAGGGCTCAGAGAATTCAGCACTCTTAAACAGCTCCAGAGAGAAGGGGAACAGGCCCTGGGAGTGACCTGCTAGCTCTAGGGCGGAGCTACGGAGACTGGcctgggatgggagagagagagaaattaaatGACACCAACTTAATTTTAAAAATGCAATTTAAAGTCGCTCAAGCAACCTTTATAAATTACATTAGAACAAAAtagataaaaacaaacaaataaaaagCAATAAAAGCAATAAAACATATAAACAAAAAGGACGTCTGATCTTGATTAACAATAAAATCGCTGATTAAAATACCAAGCTAAAAGGTGGTTTCCAAACATGATTTAAATGTTTGGCTGAAGGAAAACCAATTGTTTTATTCCATGGCATTTTGTACGTTGGACTTTTATTTTGCATgttggacttttattttgaaataaACGAGTATAAGAGGAAGAACTAAAAGGAAGCATTCAATCACCCTCTTACCTGGTAACCATCGGAGACCTCGTAGTGTCGTGGAAACTCACAGGTGACAGGTAACAGCAGTTTGGAGGTCCTGACAATCATATCCCGGTTACTACCTGACCACGGTCCTGGGCTGGACTTAGGAAGACCTGTCACCAGGTTGGTACCCACTATCTTGTCATCTGTCACCTGGGATGGGAATCAATCAATCATGTACTCCTGAGGTGGTGATCTGTTGCACCCTATACATGTATAACCACTATGATTACTATTTTGACCCTGCTATTAATCTATGAACGTTTGACagtcttgaagaacgatctggccttaaatggccatgtgctggtcatctatgaacgtttgaacattttgaagaacgatctggcctaaaTGGCTGTACTCTTCATttccaccggcacagccagaagaggactggccacccctcggaTCCTggctcctctctaggtttcttcctaggttcctgcctttctagggagtttttcctagccactgtgcttctacatctgcattgcttgctctctggggtttaatgctgggtttctgtaaagcactttgtgacaactgctgatgtaaaaagggctttataaaatacatgtgATGGAATCAATGGGATGGAATCAACACCCGAATGTTTAAGGCCATAAATCCATTCCGGGTTTACCTTAAGCCCCTCTTACTGCTAGTATTTCACTTCAGTAGTACTACACTACATGATGTCATGAAAACAATAAAAgtaactctgtctgtggcctccgGGTATCGGTCAAAACTGATTCATCCAGAGTCGAAGGTGCCACAAAGAAGGTATTACCTCCACTATGGTGCCGCAGGTTTTGAGGCTGAAGCTGAACCTGTGTAAGGGCTAGGGTCTAGGCTAGGGTCTAGGGTGTAAgggctagggtgtagggtgtaggggctagggtgtaggggctagggtgtaggggatagggtgtagggtgtaggggatagggtgtaagggctagggtgtaggggctagggtcAAGGCTAGGGTTTAAGGGCTAGGGTGTAAGGGCTAGGGTGTAGGTGCTAGGGTGTAGGTGCTAGGGTACaggctaggggctagggtgtaggggctagggtcAAGGCTAGGGTGTAagggctagggtgtaggggctagggtataggctaggggctagggtgtaggggctagggtgtaggggctagggtgtaggcgctagggtgtaggggctagggtataggctaggggctagggtgtaggggctagggtgtaggggctagggtgtaggggctagggtgtaagggctagggtgtaggggctagggtgtaggctagggtttaggggctagggtgtaggggctagggtgtaggggctagggtgtaggggctagggtgtaagggctagggtgtaggggctagggtgtaggggctagggtgtaagggctagggtgtaggggctagggtgtaggggttagggtgtaggggctagggtcaaggctagggtctagggtgtaggggctagggtgtaagggctagggtgtaggggctagggtgtaagagctagggtgtaggggctagggtgtaagggctagggtgtaggggttagggtgtaggctagGGTCAAGGCtagggtttaggggctagggtgtaggggctagggtgtaggggctagggtgtaggggctagggtgtaggggctagggtttaggggctagggtGTAAGGGCTAGGGTGTAAGGGCTAGGGTGTAAgggctagggtgtaggggttagggtgtaggggttagggtgtaggggctagggtgtaggggatagggtgtaggggacagggtgtaggggatagggtgtaggggctagggtgtaggggatagggtgtaggggttagggtgtaggggctagggtgtagggaatagggtgtagggctAGGGTGTAAgggctagggtgtaggggttagggtgtaggggctagggtgtagggaatagggtgtagggctAGGGTGTAAGGGCtagggtgtagggaatagggtgtaggggctaTGGTTTAGGGGCTatggtgtaggggatagggtgtaggggatagggtgtaggggctagggtgtaggggctagggtgtaggggctagggtgtaggggatagggtgtaggggctagggtgtaggggctagggtgtaggggctagggtgtaggggctagggtgtaggggctagtcCTACCTCCACTACTGTTCCACAGGTCTTGAGGCTGAAGCTGAGATTGATGTGTGTTCCGTTGGAGACGCCGCGGCACGAGGAGTTGGACAGGAAGAGTTCCAGACCCCCCACCAGGTCCCTGGGAACCGACACCTCAATGGAGCTGCTGCTACACTGCACCGGGACTGGACACATAAACATGAGTTGGACAGGAAGAGTTCCAGGCCCCTTACTAGGTCCTGTCTGGACCTGCTGCCACACTCCAGATGACCATGAAGGTGAAGACTTTCACAATACAGTTACTAACTAACACTGCACAGGGACTGGAGGATACGACCAACCAAACACACTCTCTCGTCTCACCCTGGCATGTGCGTTTGTCGTCGCCCAGCTCCAGTCCTCGGGGACAGTGACAGTGATAAGACTCCTGTAGGACAGAGCAACCATGGCTACAGCCTCCATTGTTGTTGAAACACCCTGCTATCTctacagggagagggaggaagaggaggaggaggaggaggaggacgaaggagaggaggaggggagaaggaggtaTAAAGGACAGGAAGGGGGAGGCGGGGGGGGAATAACACTTTGGATGGAGTTTGCACTTTTggaactattccattggttccttTTTGTCAGGCAATCTCAATATAATGAAAGATAACAAatgctatttgaacccaggtttgacACCCAGCTACTGGCCTTACTGTGTACCAGATATTACACACcgagcattatgggtactgtagtacattGTGCTACTGTACTTTTacacgctccctccctcccttcgctcactcactcagacactctctcccacccacccacccacaacacacccacccacccacccacggtGGTCTGACTCTACCTTTGCAGTTGCGTCCGTCCTCCTCCAGTACCCTGCCTGGTCCACACCCACACTGTCTGGACCCTTTCGTGTTCACACACACCTCCTTACAACCCCCGTTCCCCTTCTCGCACTCATTCACATCTGGAGAGGATtaagtgagcacacacacacacacacacacacagacagacatatacacacacacacacaccagtgaggagtggacacagagaaagaggagggagtgttgaaaagggaggaggagaggaggggagagagtgtgtgtgggtgagagagagagagagagagagagagagagagagagagagagagagagagagagagagagagagagagagagagagagagagagagagagagagagagagagagagagagagagaggggggggggtaatTTATCAGAGCAGTAGGGAGAGTGATTTGGTTGATAGGGGGATAATATGATAATGACAGTTATCAAGCTTTCAGGGTTTTCATTGCACGCTTGTTACCCACCATTAGACAAGGATGTAGTgaagtctccctccctccctcccgccaccCACACACCCATCTCTGGTTGGCTGGCAcacgtctcctctccttctcccctcctctccatgtGAGTTAATGACTCAGCACATTCAGTCAACggaccatctctccatctctctctctctccctccctccctctctctctcccctcccccctttctctctcctctcttccctccctccctcccgctctctcaccGAGGCATGTCTGTCTATCCGGTCCCAGGGTCGTTCCAGCAGCACAGCGACAGTCCGACTCTGGACACTGAGGTCCCCTGCACTCCACCTCATCACATATGTCATAGAAATctacaggacagacagaacaTATACAGGTAAAGGtatataggtatatatatatatatatatcccacaTCTACACAGAGATAAGAAAAGAGAAACAAATAAACATTTGGCTACTTCCATTCCCTTCATGAGAGCTTCATACCACATTCATAGTTAATCACCCTGCTAAACAGAGACTGATaggcagacagaaacacagacttACGTCCGCAGTAGACATGGAAGCAGACAGAAGGTCTGGGTAGACGGTAGACGTAGTATCCTCCTGTACAGGCCTTCACAtcaacactggcattccactggcAACAGTTATTATTGAAGCTGGCACACACTGGCAGGGTGATGATACCATCCTGGGGCTaggggtgaggggagaggaggatagagaggggaggagagaggggaggagagggaggagagagggaggagagaggagggagggggaggagagagggaggggaggagagaggagagagggggaggagggagagaggagaggagatggggaggggaggagagagggaagaggagaggagagaggggaggagagaggggagaggagaggagagaggggagaggagagaggagaggggaggagagagggagaggagaggagatggggaggggaggagagagggggaggggagagggggagggagggggaggagagaggggagaggagaggggggagggagagaggggagaggagagggggaggggaggagagtggagaagagagggggagggaggagagtggagaagagagggagaggagaggagatggggaggggtggagagagggaggatggggagggggtggagagaggggagaggggggaggggtggagagaggggagagagggagaggggaggggtggagagaggggagagggggagggtggagagagtggagagggaggagaggagagaggaggggaggagaggagagggaggagaggagaggagaggagaggagaggagaggagaggagaggagaggagaggagaggagaggagaggagaggagaggagagagggaggggagaggagaggagaggagatgagaggagagggggaggggaggggagggagggaaggggaggagaggggagaggggaggagaggagaggggggaggaggaggggagagggggagggagaggaggggagaagagagaggggaggggggaataCTTTACTGTTCATTTGGTTGGAGGTTCATTGCACATGGTGCCACTAGATGAAGATAACATTTGGAGGTAAGTGCCACAACGGCAAGTAGACTGGCAGTTTAGTTTCCCATTTTTTTGCATCGTCTGGCCCAGggcttgaaccagcaaccttctgGCCCGCCTCTCTACCCTCTAGTCTACTAACCTGTGGGTGGCTCCCATTGAGCCAGATGGGGGCGTGGGTTCCACAGTGGTTCTCTGCGATGCAGAAGGTAGGCATGGCGTCTCCAGCCATCCCCGTGAAGCGGTACCATTCCCCTGACACGTGGCTGTCACACAGGGGCACACTGCCAGATGAGTGGTTCACATGGTACTCTGTATTACGCCAAGGCTCATTCAGAGAGATGTAGGCAGAACACGGGTCCAGAGCTGgggaggagaaaggggggagagaggaggaggagaggcaggagagaggagagaagaggagaagggggagagaggagagaagagagaagaggagaagggggagagatgagagaagaggagagaagaggagaagggggagataggagagaagaggagaaggaggagagaagaggaggggggagagaagataagtggagatgggggagagagaggagagaagaggggggaaagaggagagaagaggagagggggagagaagaggggggagagaggagagaagagggggaaagaggagagggggagagaggagagggggagagaggagagaagaggagaggagaggggggaaagagaagaggagagggggagagaggagagaagaggagagggggagagaagaggagaggggggagagaagaggagaggggggagagaagaggagagaggagagaagaggagagggggagagaagaggagagaggggggagagaggagagaagaggagggagaggagagaagaggagagagggggggagagaggagagaagaggagtgagaggagagaagaggagaggagaggggggagagaggagataagaggagataggagaggggagaggagagaagaggaggggggggagaggagagaagaggagacgtgGAGAGAGGTTTAG belongs to Coregonus clupeaformis isolate EN_2021a chromosome 1, ASM2061545v1, whole genome shotgun sequence and includes:
- the oit3 gene encoding oncoprotein-induced transcript 3 protein; this translates as MIVLLLTVLLQDTPTAAAIALDPCSAYISLNEPWRNTEYHVNHSSGSVPLCDSHVSGEWYRFTGMAGDAMPTFCIAENHCGTHAPIWLNGSHPQPQDGIITLPVCASFNNNCCQWNASVDVKACTGGYYVYRLPRPSVCFHVYCGHFYDICDEVECRGPQCPESDCRCAAGTTLGPDRQTCLDVNECEKGNGGCKEVCVNTKGSRQCGCGPGRVLEEDGRNCKEIAGCFNNNGGCSHGCSVLQESYHCHCPRGLELGDDKRTCQVPVQCSSSSIEVSVPRDLVGGLELFLSNSSCRGVSNGTHINLSFSLKTCGTVVEVTDDKIVGTNLVTGLPKSSPGPWSGSNRDMIVRTSKLLLPVTCEFPRHYEVSDGYQASLRSSALELAGHSQGLFPFSLELFKSAEFSEPYRTPPQLRLHDSLFFGVEPREKVEGLAALVESCFATPSAKADQALKYYLIKDGCISDEMVRQYSAKDQLSKHYQVPVFKFVGKDNQEVFLHCRVLVCGAGDSRCSQGCRGRLRRELWRTEEEQEDRDWDQHHVLSGGPIRILPD